One region of Streptomyces leeuwenhoekii genomic DNA includes:
- a CDS encoding alpha/beta hydrolase: MRAAVVHSAAGALLLTALAAAPAGGAPERPGAAEGPGAAERRGTAVAAARAAAAGISFGPCPDAADLPGALRCGTVTVPLDYARPDGRQIRLTVGRMRATGKDPRGGGRAVPRQGALVYNPGGPGASGLYFPLAGLSPEWKRLAAAYDLVGYAPRGVAPSAPLSCQDPEHFFPGPGPAPQQPSASYKRQRIAQARAYARGCAERSGDALRHHHSLNNARDLDVVRAALGEKRLTFMGASYGTYFGALYAELFPRHVRRMVFDSVVDPHPGRIWYRNNLAQSEAFERRWADFRAWIAAHDGVYGLGRTPGAVQRGYEVASARLSARPAGGTVGPAQLQEMLLRAVYYDDQWPHRAHALSAYLKGDPRPLIDLAEPHPEAAAEAENASAVYTAVECNDAPWPTDFRVWDRDNTRLARRAPFETWENVWTNLPCAYWPAPRQRPLEVRTGPGELPPTLLLAGERDGATPYEGALELHRRLAGSVLVTERGTGTHGVAAGPNACVNGHLEAYLLEGRLPARDAFCAPRPAPEPTSPAKSSAP; the protein is encoded by the coding sequence ATGAGAGCTGCCGTCGTCCACTCGGCCGCAGGGGCCCTGCTCCTGACCGCCCTCGCCGCGGCCCCGGCCGGCGGCGCACCGGAACGGCCGGGCGCGGCGGAGGGGCCCGGCGCGGCCGAGCGGCGCGGCACCGCGGTGGCCGCCGCGCGCGCCGCGGCGGCCGGCATCTCCTTCGGCCCCTGCCCGGACGCGGCGGACCTGCCCGGCGCCCTGCGCTGCGGCACGGTCACGGTCCCGCTCGACTACGCGCGCCCGGACGGGCGGCAGATCCGGCTCACCGTCGGCCGCATGCGGGCCACGGGGAAGGACCCGCGCGGCGGCGGGCGCGCGGTGCCCCGGCAGGGCGCCCTGGTGTACAACCCGGGCGGGCCGGGCGCCTCCGGGCTGTACTTCCCGCTGGCCGGGCTGTCGCCGGAGTGGAAGCGGCTGGCGGCCGCCTACGACCTCGTCGGCTACGCCCCGCGCGGGGTCGCCCCCTCCGCTCCCCTGTCCTGCCAGGACCCGGAGCACTTCTTCCCGGGGCCCGGCCCGGCCCCGCAGCAGCCCTCGGCGTCGTACAAGCGGCAGCGCATCGCCCAGGCCAGGGCGTACGCGCGCGGCTGCGCAGAGCGGTCCGGCGACGCGCTGCGCCACCACCACTCCCTCAACAACGCCCGCGACCTGGACGTGGTGCGGGCGGCGCTGGGCGAGAAGCGGCTGACGTTCATGGGTGCCTCGTACGGGACGTACTTCGGGGCGCTGTACGCGGAGCTGTTCCCCCGGCACGTACGCAGGATGGTGTTCGACTCGGTGGTGGACCCGCACCCCGGGCGGATCTGGTACCGCAACAACCTGGCGCAGTCGGAGGCGTTCGAGCGCCGCTGGGCGGACTTCCGGGCGTGGATCGCCGCCCACGACGGCGTGTACGGGCTCGGGCGCACACCCGGCGCGGTGCAGCGCGGCTACGAGGTGGCGAGCGCCCGTCTGTCGGCGCGCCCGGCGGGCGGCACGGTCGGTCCGGCGCAGTTGCAGGAGATGCTGCTGCGGGCCGTGTACTACGACGATCAGTGGCCGCACCGGGCGCACGCGCTGTCGGCCTATCTGAAGGGGGACCCGCGGCCCCTGATCGACCTGGCGGAGCCGCACCCGGAGGCGGCGGCCGAGGCGGAGAACGCGAGCGCGGTCTACACGGCCGTCGAGTGCAACGACGCCCCGTGGCCGACGGACTTCCGCGTCTGGGACCGGGACAACACCCGGCTGGCGCGCCGGGCGCCCTTCGAGACCTGGGAGAACGTGTGGACCAACCTGCCCTGCGCCTACTGGCCGGCGCCGCGGCAGCGGCCGCTGGAGGTGCGCACCGGGCCGGGTGAGCTGCCGCCGACGCTGCTGCTGGCCGGGGAGCGCGACGGGGCCACCCCCTACGAGGGGGCGCTGGAACTGCACCGCCGGCTGGCGGGCTCGGTGCTGGTGACCGAGCGCGGCACGGGCACGCACGGTGTCGCCGCCGGGCCGAACGCCTGCGTGAACGGCCATCTGGAGGCGTATCTGCTGGAGGGCCGGCTCCCGGCGCGGGACGCGTTCTGCGCCCCGCGCCCGGCGCCGGAGCCGACGAGCCCCGCCAAGAGCTCCGCGCCCTGA
- a CDS encoding DUF692 domain-containing protein → MERLGTGIGWRPEIADAVERMPGIDWVEVVAENVCPGHLPASLRRLRERGVTVVPHGVSLGLGGAERPDPDQLTALAERARALDAPLVTEHIAFVRAGGPLTATPRLEAGHLLPVPRTRDALDVLCENVRVAQDALPVPLAVENIAALFSWPGEEMTEGQFLYELADRTGVRLLIDVANLHTNHVNRGEDPAKALAELPLEAIAYVHVAGGFERDGVWHDSHAHPVPPPVLGILAELAARVSPPGVLLERDENFPAPAELEGELEAIRAALRAGRRLATGEHAGETGRVPAGAAHPAHPAHPSRPEGPDGPVPPAGAGEGPVDSPGTGPARERLGLAQAALLSALVAGTPAPEGFDRVRLRVQTRALAAKRAGVVAKVAPELPEILGDGYRPAFLAYAHGRPMTGGYRQDALDFAERLLGDGLPVDARARRALRQWWLERSGPVPRSRRPAVRLARATRRVLLRR, encoded by the coding sequence ATGGAGCGACTGGGGACCGGTATCGGGTGGCGGCCGGAGATAGCGGACGCCGTGGAGCGCATGCCCGGCATCGACTGGGTCGAGGTCGTGGCCGAGAACGTCTGCCCCGGCCACCTGCCCGCCTCCCTGCGGCGTCTGCGCGAGCGCGGTGTCACCGTCGTACCGCACGGCGTCTCCCTCGGTCTCGGCGGTGCCGAACGGCCCGACCCGGACCAGCTGACCGCGCTGGCCGAACGGGCCCGGGCGCTGGACGCGCCGCTGGTCACCGAGCACATCGCGTTCGTCCGCGCGGGCGGGCCGCTGACCGCCACCCCGCGTCTGGAGGCGGGGCATCTGCTGCCCGTGCCGCGCACCCGGGACGCCCTCGACGTGCTGTGCGAGAACGTCCGCGTCGCGCAGGACGCGCTGCCCGTGCCGCTCGCCGTCGAGAACATCGCCGCCCTCTTCTCCTGGCCGGGCGAGGAGATGACGGAGGGGCAGTTCCTGTACGAGCTGGCCGACCGCACGGGGGTGCGCCTGCTGATCGACGTGGCCAACCTCCACACCAACCACGTCAACCGCGGCGAGGACCCGGCCAAGGCGCTGGCCGAGCTCCCTCTGGAGGCCATCGCCTACGTCCATGTCGCGGGCGGCTTCGAACGCGACGGTGTCTGGCACGACAGCCACGCCCACCCCGTCCCGCCGCCGGTCCTCGGCATCCTGGCCGAGCTCGCCGCGCGCGTCTCACCGCCGGGCGTGCTCCTGGAGCGGGACGAGAACTTCCCCGCACCGGCCGAGCTGGAGGGCGAGCTGGAGGCGATCCGGGCGGCGCTGCGCGCGGGGCGGCGGCTCGCCACCGGGGAGCACGCCGGGGAGACGGGCCGTGTCCCGGCCGGGGCGGCCCACCCGGCTCACCCGGCTCACCCCTCCCGCCCGGAGGGCCCGGACGGCCCGGTCCCGCCCGCCGGGGCGGGGGAAGGGCCCGTGGACTCCCCCGGCACCGGGCCCGCCCGGGAGCGGCTCGGTCTGGCGCAGGCCGCGCTGCTGTCCGCGCTGGTGGCGGGGACGCCCGCGCCGGAGGGGTTCGACCGGGTGCGGCTGCGGGTGCAGACGCGGGCGCTGGCGGCGAAGCGGGCGGGCGTCGTGGCCAAGGTGGCGCCGGAACTGCCGGAGATCCTCGGGGACGGCTACCGGCCGGCCTTCCTCGCCTACGCCCACGGCCGCCCCATGACCGGCGGGTACCGGCAGGACGCGCTCGACTTCGCCGAACGGCTGCTGGGCGATGGCCTGCCGGTGGACGCGCGCGCCCGGCGCGCGTTGCGGCAGTGGTGGCTGGAGCGGTCCGGGCCGGTGCCGCGCTCGCGGCGGCCCGCCGTACGGCTGGCCCGGGCCACTCGCCGCGTGCTGCTGCGGCGCTGA
- the hemG gene encoding protoporphyrinogen oxidase has protein sequence MREEETPAGTGHVVVIGAGIAGLAAAHRLLERGARVTVLEASGRVGGKLLPGEIAGVRVDLGAESMLARRPEAVGLARAAGLADRLQPPATATASLWTRGALRPMPKGHVMGVPGTADALSGVLSEEGLARIERDAALPRTEIGDDVAVGAYVAERLGREVVDRLVEPLLGGVYAGDAYRISMRSAVPQLFEAARRHASLTEAVRALQGRTATAPPSGPVFMGIRGGIGTLPPAVARSVRARGGDIVTDAPVTELRRTAPTGWRVVAGERVLHADAVVVAVPAPAAARLLRAEAPAAAAELAAVEYASMALVTLAYRRSDAGALPEGSGFLVPPVDGRTIKASTFASRKWGWIAEQDPGLVVLRTSVGRYGETEILGRDDEGLVAVSRHDLKEATGLDAEPVAARVTRWTDGLPQYPVGHHARVARVREHVAALPGLAVCGAAYDGVGIPACVASAYAAVDQIHGDLRAVQELTAHPVQSLHGGAGE, from the coding sequence ATGCGCGAAGAGGAGACCCCTGCGGGTACGGGGCATGTGGTCGTCATCGGGGCCGGCATCGCGGGGCTGGCCGCCGCCCACCGGCTGCTGGAGCGCGGCGCGCGGGTGACGGTGCTGGAGGCGTCCGGCCGGGTCGGCGGCAAGCTGCTGCCCGGCGAGATCGCGGGGGTGCGGGTCGACCTCGGCGCCGAGTCCATGCTCGCCCGCCGCCCCGAGGCGGTGGGCCTGGCCCGTGCGGCGGGTCTCGCCGACCGCCTCCAGCCGCCGGCCACCGCGACGGCCTCCCTGTGGACCCGGGGGGCGCTGCGCCCCATGCCCAAGGGGCACGTCATGGGCGTCCCCGGCACGGCCGACGCCCTGTCCGGCGTGCTGTCCGAGGAGGGGCTCGCCCGCATCGAGCGCGACGCCGCCCTGCCCCGCACGGAGATCGGCGACGACGTGGCGGTGGGCGCCTACGTGGCCGAGCGGCTGGGCCGCGAGGTCGTCGACCGCCTCGTCGAACCGCTGCTCGGCGGCGTGTACGCGGGCGACGCCTACCGCATCTCCATGCGCTCGGCCGTCCCGCAGCTCTTCGAGGCCGCCCGGAGACACGCCTCCCTCACCGAGGCGGTCCGCGCCCTGCAGGGCCGGACGGCCACCGCCCCGCCGAGCGGACCGGTCTTCATGGGCATCCGGGGCGGCATCGGCACGCTCCCGCCGGCGGTCGCCCGATCGGTGCGGGCCCGCGGCGGCGACATCGTCACGGACGCGCCGGTGACCGAACTGCGCCGCACCGCGCCCACCGGATGGCGGGTCGTCGCCGGGGAGCGCGTCCTGCACGCCGATGCGGTCGTCGTCGCCGTCCCGGCGCCCGCGGCCGCCCGCCTGCTGCGGGCCGAGGCGCCCGCCGCGGCGGCGGAGCTCGCCGCCGTCGAGTACGCCTCCATGGCACTGGTCACCCTCGCCTACCGCCGCTCCGACGCGGGGGCGCTGCCCGAGGGCAGCGGATTCCTCGTGCCCCCGGTCGACGGGCGGACCATCAAGGCCTCCACCTTCGCCTCCCGCAAGTGGGGCTGGATCGCTGAGCAGGACCCCGGCCTGGTGGTGCTGCGCACCTCCGTCGGCCGGTACGGCGAGACGGAGATCCTCGGCCGGGACGACGAGGGCCTCGTGGCCGTCTCCCGGCACGACCTGAAGGAGGCCACCGGCCTGGACGCCGAACCGGTCGCCGCGCGCGTCACCCGCTGGACCGACGGGCTGCCGCAGTACCCGGTCGGCCACCACGCACGCGTGGCCCGCGTCCGCGAGCACGTCGCCGCACTGCCGGGACTGGCCGTGTGCGGGGCGGCGTACGACGGCGTCGGCATCCCGGCCTGCGTCGCGAGCGCCTACGCGGCCGTCGACCAGATCCACGGCGACCTGCGCGCTGTGCAGGAGCTCACCGCCCACCCGGTGCAGAGCCTGCACGGCGGAGCGGGAGAATAG
- a CDS encoding rhomboid family intramembrane serine protease — protein sequence MVIPVHDVNPVRGTPWVTYALIVANILVFVFTPGMAGSLTGDGSLAQLCHLQAFLDRYAAVPQELIHHEMPRLVPTGEVGVGPQGAGCVIAPPGYGKSPELSVLTAMFLHGSWLHLLGNMLFLWIFGNNIEERMGHLRFLLFYGVCGYAASYGFALANSDSGDPLIGASGAIAGVLGAYLVLYPKARVWVLVPFLIFLPLRLPAWIVLGLWFVLQAFYSAGQGVSDAGTVAYVAHVVGFVAGLLLAWPLKPGTPPPPQPRGALFGRRAR from the coding sequence GTGGTCATTCCCGTTCATGACGTGAACCCGGTGCGCGGCACCCCCTGGGTGACGTATGCGCTGATCGTCGCGAACATCCTGGTGTTCGTGTTCACGCCCGGCATGGCCGGCTCCCTGACGGGGGACGGCAGCCTGGCCCAGCTCTGCCATCTCCAGGCGTTCCTCGACCGGTACGCGGCGGTGCCGCAGGAGCTGATCCACCACGAGATGCCGCGCCTGGTGCCCACCGGCGAGGTCGGGGTGGGCCCGCAGGGAGCGGGCTGTGTGATCGCGCCGCCCGGCTACGGCAAGTCGCCCGAGCTGAGCGTCCTGACGGCGATGTTCCTGCACGGGAGCTGGCTGCACCTGCTGGGCAACATGCTGTTCCTGTGGATCTTCGGTAACAACATCGAGGAGCGGATGGGGCACCTGCGGTTCCTGCTGTTCTACGGTGTGTGCGGCTACGCGGCGTCCTACGGCTTCGCCCTGGCGAACTCCGACTCCGGGGACCCGCTGATCGGCGCCTCCGGGGCGATCGCCGGTGTCCTCGGCGCGTATCTGGTGCTGTACCCGAAGGCCCGCGTCTGGGTGCTCGTCCCCTTCCTGATCTTCCTGCCGCTGCGGCTGCCCGCCTGGATCGTGCTGGGCCTGTGGTTCGTCCTCCAGGCGTTCTACTCCGCCGGCCAGGGCGTCTCCGACGCCGGTACGGTCGCCTACGTGGCCCATGTGGTCGGCTTCGTCGCCGGCCTGCTCCTGGCCTGGCCCCTCAAGCCCGGCACTCCCCCGCCGCCGCAGCCGCGCGGCGCCCTGTTCGGCCGCCGGGCTCGATGA
- a CDS encoding DUF4349 domain-containing protein produces the protein MRARRSVRPGRPLAGLLLAAALALTGCSAGGEDSAGSGSAADAAKEAASQADGRGGGAYRGDAGGAKASAPQKLTTGHIIRTASLTVQVDSVPKALDAARADAESAGGYVGNETTTRDEDGRERTRVVLRVPVERYDGVLAGLEGAGKLLERSAKAEDVTDQVVDVESRIKSQRASVARVRALMDQATKLSDVVTLEGELSSRQAELEALLARQASLKDRTTLATITLSLTETPVRESEREDDPGFLDALAGGWDAFVTMLRWLAVALGAVLPFAAVAALLVLLWLRVVRPRRPGGSAGPDISAGTGGQG, from the coding sequence ATGCGCGCACGACGTTCCGTACGACCCGGCCGGCCCCTGGCGGGGCTGCTGCTCGCGGCGGCCCTCGCCCTCACCGGCTGCAGCGCCGGCGGCGAGGACAGCGCCGGGAGCGGCTCCGCGGCCGACGCCGCGAAGGAAGCCGCCTCGCAGGCGGACGGGCGCGGGGGCGGCGCCTACCGCGGCGACGCGGGCGGCGCCAAGGCGTCGGCACCGCAGAAGCTCACCACCGGCCACATCATCCGCACCGCGTCGCTGACCGTCCAGGTCGACAGCGTCCCCAAGGCCCTCGACGCGGCCCGCGCCGACGCGGAGAGCGCGGGCGGCTACGTCGGCAACGAGACCACCACCCGCGACGAGGACGGCCGCGAACGCACCCGGGTCGTGCTGCGGGTGCCCGTGGAGAGGTACGACGGCGTCCTGGCCGGCCTGGAGGGGGCCGGGAAACTCCTCGAGCGCAGCGCCAAGGCCGAGGACGTCACCGATCAGGTCGTGGACGTGGAGAGCCGGATCAAGTCCCAGCGCGCCAGCGTGGCCCGGGTCCGCGCGCTGATGGACCAGGCGACCAAGCTGAGCGACGTGGTCACCCTGGAGGGCGAGCTGAGCTCCCGCCAGGCCGAGCTGGAGGCGCTGCTGGCCCGCCAGGCGTCCCTGAAGGACCGTACGACGCTGGCCACCATCACCCTGTCGCTGACCGAGACGCCGGTGAGGGAGTCCGAGCGGGAGGACGACCCCGGTTTCCTCGACGCCCTGGCGGGCGGCTGGGACGCGTTCGTGACGATGCTGCGCTGGCTGGCGGTGGCGCTCGGCGCGGTGCTGCCGTTCGCCGCGGTGGCGGCGCTGCTCGTCCTGCTGTGGCTGCGGGTGGTGCGTCCGCGGCGGCCGGGCGGCTCCGCCGGCCCCGACATCTCCGCCGGCACCGGCGGACAGGGCTGA
- a CDS encoding alanine/glycine:cation symporter family protein gives MSLDSITTSVDKAVSGFFEPIATWLVEVIFYAVPVGGTDLPLIVAWLVVAGLVFTGWFGFVQLRKFKLAVDVVRGKYDEKGAAGEVNHFQALTAAVSGTVGLGNIAGVAVAVSIGGPGATFWMILCGLLGMATKFVEVTLGVKYREVHADGTVSGGPMHYLPKGLAERFGKNGKTLGKILAVLASFFVLFFGLFGGNLFQVNQSYAQLVSVTGGEDGLTGSSAGALFFGILIASLVGIVLLGGIRSIANVTSKLVPAMAGIYIAACLVVILVHVTSVPAAIVTIIEGAFNPQGVAGGVLGALIIGFKRAAFSNEAGLGSAPIAHSAVKTKHPASEGLVALLEPFIDTVVICTMTALTIVIANPASWGEARKGESIGGVTITSDAFATVMPWFPYILTVAVLLFAISTVLTWGYYGLKAWTHLFGRSRTSELVYKVVYTLFAIAGSLLTLQTLIDMADAVLFMLAVINIIGLYLLAPVVKRELNSFLEFVRTRNAGEITEDDKDQESVKTTV, from the coding sequence GTGTCACTCGACTCCATCACCACGTCCGTCGACAAAGCCGTCAGCGGATTCTTCGAGCCCATAGCCACCTGGCTCGTAGAGGTCATCTTCTACGCCGTTCCCGTCGGAGGTACGGACCTTCCGCTCATCGTCGCCTGGCTGGTGGTCGCCGGTCTGGTGTTCACGGGCTGGTTCGGGTTCGTCCAGCTCCGCAAGTTCAAGCTGGCCGTCGACGTGGTGAGAGGGAAGTACGACGAGAAGGGGGCGGCCGGTGAGGTCAACCACTTCCAGGCCCTGACCGCGGCCGTCTCCGGCACGGTCGGTCTCGGCAACATCGCCGGTGTGGCCGTCGCCGTGTCCATCGGCGGCCCCGGCGCCACCTTCTGGATGATCCTCTGCGGCCTGCTCGGCATGGCCACCAAGTTCGTCGAGGTCACGCTCGGCGTGAAATATCGTGAGGTGCACGCCGACGGCACCGTCTCCGGCGGCCCCATGCACTACCTGCCCAAGGGCCTGGCGGAGCGTTTCGGCAAGAACGGCAAGACCCTCGGCAAGATCCTCGCGGTCCTCGCGTCCTTCTTCGTGCTGTTCTTCGGTCTCTTCGGAGGCAACCTCTTCCAGGTCAACCAGTCCTACGCGCAGCTGGTCTCCGTCACCGGCGGCGAGGACGGCCTGACGGGCTCCTCCGCCGGCGCCCTGTTCTTCGGCATCCTCATCGCCTCACTCGTCGGCATCGTGCTGCTCGGCGGCATCCGCTCCATCGCCAACGTCACCAGCAAGCTCGTCCCGGCCATGGCCGGCATCTACATCGCCGCCTGCCTGGTCGTGATCCTGGTCCACGTCACCTCGGTGCCGGCCGCCATCGTCACCATCATCGAGGGCGCCTTCAACCCGCAGGGTGTCGCCGGTGGTGTGCTGGGAGCGTTGATCATCGGCTTCAAGCGTGCCGCGTTCTCCAACGAGGCCGGCCTCGGCTCCGCCCCGATCGCGCACTCCGCGGTCAAGACCAAGCACCCCGCCAGCGAGGGCCTGGTCGCGCTCCTCGAACCCTTCATCGACACCGTCGTCATCTGCACGATGACCGCCCTCACCATCGTCATCGCCAACCCCGCCAGCTGGGGCGAGGCCCGCAAGGGCGAGTCCATCGGCGGCGTCACCATCACCTCGGACGCCTTCGCCACCGTGATGCCGTGGTTCCCGTACATCCTCACCGTCGCGGTGCTGCTCTTCGCCATCTCCACGGTGCTGACCTGGGGCTACTACGGCCTGAAGGCGTGGACCCACCTCTTCGGCCGCAGCCGCACGAGCGAGCTCGTCTACAAGGTCGTCTACACCCTGTTCGCGATCGCCGGTTCGCTGCTGACGCTGCAGACGCTGATCGACATGGCCGACGCCGTGCTCTTCATGCTCGCCGTCATCAACATCATCGGCCTGTACCTCCTCGCCCCCGTCGTCAAGCGTGAGCTGAACTCCTTCCTGGAGTTCGTCCGCACCCGCAACGCCGGTGAGATCACCGAGGACGACAAGGACCAGGAGTCGGTGAAGACCACCGTCTGA
- the hemQ gene encoding hydrogen peroxide-dependent heme synthase → MSDDASTPAPERIPNKGKLAKDLNEVIRYTLWSVFRLKDALPEDRAGYADEVQELFDQLAAKDVTIRGTYDVSGLRADADLMIWWHAETSDQLQEAYNLFRRTRLGRALTPVWSNMALHRPAEFNRSHIPAFLADETPRNYVSVYPFVRSYDWYLLPEEDRRRMLADHGKMARGYPDVRANTVASFSLGDYEWILAFEADELYRIVDLMRHLRASEARLHVREEVPFFTGRRKDIGELVAGLA, encoded by the coding sequence ATGAGTGACGACGCCTCCACCCCCGCCCCCGAGCGGATCCCCAACAAGGGCAAGCTGGCCAAGGACCTCAACGAGGTCATCCGCTACACCCTCTGGTCCGTCTTCCGGCTGAAGGACGCGCTCCCGGAGGACCGCGCCGGGTACGCCGACGAGGTCCAGGAGCTGTTCGACCAGCTCGCCGCCAAGGACGTGACGATCCGCGGCACCTACGACGTCTCCGGCCTGCGCGCCGACGCCGACCTGATGATCTGGTGGCACGCCGAGACCAGCGACCAGCTCCAGGAGGCGTACAACCTCTTCCGCCGCACCAGGCTCGGCCGCGCGCTCACGCCGGTGTGGTCGAACATGGCGCTGCACCGCCCCGCCGAGTTCAACCGCTCGCACATCCCGGCGTTCCTCGCCGACGAGACGCCGCGGAACTACGTCAGCGTCTACCCGTTCGTGCGCTCCTACGACTGGTACCTCCTGCCGGAGGAGGACCGCCGCCGGATGCTCGCCGACCACGGCAAGATGGCCCGCGGCTACCCGGACGTGCGCGCCAACACGGTCGCCTCCTTCTCCCTGGGCGACTACGAGTGGATCCTCGCCTTCGAGGCCGACGAGCTGTACCGCATCGTCGACCTGATGCGTCACCTGCGCGCCTCCGAGGCCCGCCTGCACGTCCGCGAAGAGGTGCCGTTCTTCACCGGCCGCCGCAAGGACATCGGGGAGCTGGTGGCGGGGCTCGCCTGA
- a CDS encoding FAD-dependent oxidoreductase encodes MSMSGARETGRRRLVVIGGDAAGMSAASQARRLKGPRELEIVAFERGHFTSYSACGIPYWVSGDVPGRDQLIARTPEEHRARGIDLRLRTEVTGIDVAGGRVRARDVDSGAESWTPYDQLVIATGARPVRPDLPGVDAPGVHGVQTLDDGEALLGTLARTRGRRAVVVGAGYIGVEMAEALIKRGYEVTVVNRAEEPMSTLDPDMGRLVGEAMEGMGITMVNGAEVTGLLTGDDGRVRAVVTRDAEFPADVVVLGIGVRPQTSLAAAAGLPLGSHGGLLTDRAMRVRGHENIWAGGDCVEVLDLVSGQMRHIALGTHANKHGQVIGTNVGGGYATFPGVVGTAVSKICDLEIARTGLREKDARRAGLRFSAVTIESTSRAGYYPGASPMTVKMLAEHRTGRLLGVQIVGREGAGKRVDIAAVALTAGMTVEQMTALDLGYAPPFSPVWDPVLVAARKAAAKVREAGV; translated from the coding sequence ATGAGCATGAGCGGTGCGCGGGAGACGGGGCGGCGGCGTCTGGTCGTGATCGGCGGTGACGCCGCGGGGATGTCCGCGGCGTCGCAGGCCCGGCGGCTGAAGGGCCCCCGCGAGCTGGAGATCGTGGCGTTCGAACGCGGCCACTTCACCTCCTACTCGGCGTGCGGCATCCCCTACTGGGTGAGCGGCGACGTCCCCGGCCGGGACCAACTGATCGCCCGCACCCCCGAGGAGCACCGGGCGCGCGGCATCGATCTGCGGCTGCGCACCGAGGTCACCGGGATCGACGTGGCGGGCGGGCGGGTGCGCGCGCGGGACGTCGATTCCGGGGCGGAGTCCTGGACGCCGTACGACCAGCTCGTGATCGCGACCGGCGCCCGCCCGGTCCGCCCGGACCTGCCGGGCGTCGACGCGCCCGGGGTGCACGGCGTGCAGACCCTCGACGACGGCGAGGCCCTCCTCGGCACGCTGGCCCGCACGCGCGGCCGCCGGGCCGTGGTCGTCGGCGCCGGTTACATCGGCGTGGAGATGGCGGAGGCGCTCATCAAACGGGGCTACGAGGTGACGGTCGTCAACCGCGCCGAGGAGCCGATGTCGACCCTCGACCCCGACATGGGCCGCCTGGTGGGCGAGGCCATGGAGGGCATGGGCATCACCATGGTGAACGGCGCCGAGGTGACCGGGCTGCTCACCGGTGACGACGGCCGGGTCCGGGCGGTGGTCACGCGGGACGCCGAGTTCCCGGCGGACGTGGTGGTGCTCGGGATCGGGGTGCGCCCGCAGACCTCCCTCGCCGCGGCGGCCGGGCTCCCCCTCGGCAGCCACGGCGGGCTGCTCACGGACCGGGCGATGCGGGTGCGCGGGCACGAGAACATCTGGGCCGGCGGCGACTGCGTGGAGGTCCTCGACCTGGTGTCCGGACAGATGCGGCACATCGCGCTCGGCACCCACGCCAACAAGCACGGCCAGGTCATCGGCACCAATGTCGGCGGCGGCTACGCCACGTTCCCCGGTGTGGTCGGCACCGCCGTCAGCAAGATCTGCGATCTGGAGATCGCCCGCACCGGGCTGCGGGAGAAGGACGCGCGGCGGGCGGGGCTGCGGTTCTCGGCGGTCACCATCGAGTCGACCAGCCGCGCCGGGTACTACCCGGGCGCTTCCCCCATGACGGTGAAGATGCTCGCCGAACACCGCACCGGCCGCCTCCTCGGCGTGCAGATCGTCGGCCGGGAGGGCGCGGGCAAGCGCGTCGACATCGCGGCGGTGGCCCTCACGGCGGGCATGACGGTCGAGCAGATGACGGCCCTGGACCTGGGGTACGCCCCGCCGTTCTCCCCCGTGTGGGACCCGGTGCTGGTGGCGGCCCGCAAGGCGGCGGCGAAGGTGCGTGAGGCCGGGGTGTGA
- a CDS encoding TIGR04222 domain-containing membrane protein — MFWVLLLLPAWVLAGTACARLCLTAVRTAATDTAGADAGGGRALTLYEAAFLSGGPGRVADLALVTMACRRQLLLAHTGWATVVDPRGRDEMERSVLGAIGPGGQSRIAPVRASAATADAVRGLAEHLVGAGLALPDGGRDSVAAAVRRVRLAALAVCALGAAAVALPVPMGTPRHLIALWFALPLLLTLGCLAVARMEIHPYARWASPAGQRLLCALPRQSGGADGERTFLTSVALRGVHAIGEPDLRAAFAHRERHAGRYGS, encoded by the coding sequence ATGTTCTGGGTCCTTCTCCTGCTGCCGGCCTGGGTCCTGGCCGGCACGGCCTGCGCACGGCTGTGCCTGACCGCGGTCCGCACGGCAGCCACGGACACGGCCGGCGCGGACGCGGGCGGCGGACGCGCCCTGACCCTCTACGAGGCGGCGTTCCTGTCCGGCGGCCCCGGACGGGTCGCTGATCTGGCACTGGTGACCATGGCGTGCCGGCGCCAACTGCTGCTGGCCCACACCGGCTGGGCCACCGTCGTCGACCCGCGCGGGCGGGACGAGATGGAGCGGTCGGTCCTCGGGGCCATCGGGCCGGGCGGCCAGTCCCGGATCGCGCCCGTGCGGGCGTCCGCCGCCACGGCGGACGCGGTGCGCGGGCTGGCCGAGCACCTCGTCGGCGCGGGACTGGCCCTGCCGGACGGCGGCCGCGACAGTGTGGCGGCCGCCGTCCGCCGGGTCCGGCTGGCCGCCCTCGCCGTGTGCGCGCTGGGCGCCGCCGCCGTGGCCCTGCCCGTCCCCATGGGCACACCGCGGCATCTGATCGCCCTGTGGTTCGCGCTGCCGCTGCTGCTGACCCTGGGCTGCCTCGCCGTGGCGCGCATGGAGATCCATCCGTACGCGCGGTGGGCCTCTCCCGCCGGGCAGCGGTTGCTCTGCGCGCTCCCCCGGCAGAGCGGCGGCGCGGACGGCGAGCGGACGTTCCTGACCTCCGTGGCGCTGCGCGGCGTCCACGCGATCGGCGAACCGGACCTGCGGGCGGCCTTCGCCCACCGTGAGCGGCACGCCGGGCGGTACGGGAGCTGA